The sequence GTTATTGCCTGTCCATGTGCTCTAGGCTTAGCAACACCAACTTCCATTATGGCCGGATCTGGTCGATCTGCAGAATATGGAATCTTATTTAAAGGCGGCGAACATCTTGAAATGACTCATAAGGTGAACACGGTCATTTTAGACAAAACAGGTACAATCACAAATGGTGAACCTGTTCTAACAGATGTGATCACAGAGCAAGATGAGACAGAGTTTCTATCTCTTGTTGGTTCAGCTGAAAAACAGTCAGAACACCCACTAGCACAAGCGATTGTTGAGGGAATTAAAGAGAAATCCGTTTCATTTAGAGATGCTTCTGAGTTTGAAAACATTCCTGGATATGGTATTAAAACGTTTGTAGACGGAAAAGAGGTCCTTGTCGGTACTCGTCGCCTCATGAAAAAATACAATATTGAAATCGACGATGTTCTAGAGAAGATGGAAGGTCTTGAGAAACAAGGAAAAACGGCTATGTTAGCAGCGATTGATGGAAGGTATGCAGGAATTGTTGCGGTAGCGGATATAATTAAAGACACATCCACTTCTGCCATCAAACGGATGAAAGATATGGGTCTAGAAGTCATTATGATTACGGGTGATAACAAAGATACGGCTGCTGCGATTGCAAAACAAGCGGGTGTTGACCATGTAATTGCTGAAGTTCTACCAGAAGGGAAAGCAGAAGAAGTGAAGAAACTTCAGGCTCAAGGTAAAAAAGTAGCCATGGTCGGAGATGGGATTAACGATGCACCTGCACTTGCTACAGCTGATATTGGTATGGCTATTGGTACTGGCACAGATGTGGCGATGGAAGCAGCAGATATTACATTGATCCGTGGAGATTTGAATAGTATTCCTGACTCCATCTTAATGAGCCATAAAACCATGAGAAATATTAAGCAAAACCTTTTCTGGGCCTTGGCTTATAATTCACTTGGAATTCCGGTTGCCGCAGTAGGATTCTTAGCTCCGTGGCTTGCCGGTGCTGCTATGGCATTCAGCTCTGTATCAGTTGTACTCAATGCCCTTCGTTTACAAAAAGTAAAACTGTAGGGAGTGTAGTTCTATGAAAAAATGGGTCTTGTCAGCTCTTGCTTATTTATTGGTTGTAGTTGGAATCTATTATGCTTATACTACAATTGCCAGCCCCTCAGCAGAGGATGGACAACATACGAATATTGAACAACATGATGAGTAAATGATTTTGAATGGTCTCTATCCAATAGGGACCATTTTTTATCAGGCAATCAGTTTCCTACCTTTAGATTTTAAGCGAGCTAAGAAGATGGATGGGGATCAACTGTCCGTAAAGCTCCAAGAGTTGAACATAGACTAAATAAGCCGACCGCAACCTTTGCGTGACCAGCATTCTGTGGCTTAAAGTTTACCATTAGTGGAGAGGAAGGAAAACCACCACTGATGTAAGTTTCACTTTTTGGAAAAATAAATATTTGTTATAAAAAGATGCATCTTTTACCATAAATAAATGAGAAACTAAAAATAATTTTAGTTAAGCAGGTGAAGCGGACTTGAACATAAATGAAAAAGTCAAAAGACGATATAATAGAATTTCTGGGATCTATGAAATTATGGACAAGATGATTAAAGAGGAATGGAGATTTAATTTACTGTCAAATATAGCTGGTAATGTTCTTGAAGTGGGGATTGGAACAGGGGCCAACTTATCTTTTTATCCAACCCATACGAAGTCACTAACGGGTGTTGATTTTAGTCCAAGGATGCTAAAACATGCTAGAGATAAAGTGGCAAAAGGGCATTTTTCTTTTCCAATTGAATTAGTCGAGGCAGATATACAGTCCTTGCCATTTCCAGATGATTCGTTTGATACAATTGTATCGACATGTGTATTTTGTTCAGTTCCTGATCCGCTATCTGGTTTACAAGAGCTAAAAAGGGTATGTAAACCGGATGGCCAAATATTAATGTTGGAACATATGAAAAGTGATCAGAAATGGGTGGGTACTGTAATGGATTTATTAAATCCTTTAACGGTAAGACTTTGGGGAGCAAATATTAATCGAGAGACAATGAACACGATCGAACACTCGGGACTCCTAATTGAAAAAGATAAACATTTAATGGGTTCCATTTTTAGAGAGTTATCGGTTCGTCCGAATAAATCTTAAAATCAGCTGATTAAAGAATGAAAGGATTGGCGTACAACCAATCCTTTCATTCTTTGAAATTATAAGTTATTCATCATATTTTTTGTCTGCTCAGTATTTTCCATCATGCCTCCATCTCCATGACAGGAATTATACATTTGTTCTAACTCATTTGTTGATAACTCTGGATGCATTTTTTCCATAAATGGTTTCATTTCTTGAAAACCATCTGTTTGTGCATAAGCAAATGTTCCGGCTCCACCTAGAACGATCGCTCCTGTTAATAGTCCGATGATTAATTTCTTTTTCATCACTTTCATCTTCCTTCATCTTATACTTATATTTTAACGTTAATATTTGCAGAGATTATGCAGAAACTTTGTAGAACTTGTTAAGATTTAAAACCTCGGATGGTTCTCGATGTTATATTAGCGGTGTTTATCTTACTTGAAAAATGAAACGTGAGAACCGTCCCCACGTTTCAATGGGTCAAGTGCTTATAATAAGTGGATCTAAAGTTGATGAGAATCTTGAATAAGAGTAAGTCCCTTAAATGAAATTTGCTGTGGTTGTTTTGTACTTCTTCTTAAGACAGACTCAATTCTAGCAACTAACTCATCTTCATCAAACGGTTTTGCGATGTAATCATCGGCACCGATATTAAGCCCTTTTACAATGTCTCCTTTTTCACCTAATGCTGTGAGCATAATAACAGGAATATCCCAAACTTTACGTATCTCTGCGCATACTTCTAACCCACTCATCCCAGGCATCATAATATCTAGTAAAATAAGATCAACAGTATTGGATTTTAAGTATTTTAGAGCGTCCAATCCGGACTCCTTTTTTATACAATGATAGCCAAGAGGGGACAAGTATAACGATAGCAAATCAAGCATCATCGGTTCATCATCTACAAGTAAAATGGTTTTCAACGTTTGTCCTCCTTAAAGATTAACTCAAACTCTGTCCCAATATTTTCTTTACTTCTTACAATAATATCGCCTCCATGAGCCAGGATCAGTTCTTTAATGATGGCAAGACCAAGCCCTGTCCCACCGAGAGAACGTGTACGGGATTTATCTACTCGATAAAAACGGTGAAAAATGAAGGGAAGGTCCTCCTCTGGAATCCCTTTTCCATTATCTTGAATCAAGATGTGAATGTCCTTTTTCTGTTTCCAAGCTCTTAATGCAACGGTTGAACCACTTTTTGAGTATTTCATCGCGTTATCTAATAAATTCACAAAAATTTGCTGTAGTCTTAATGAATCCGCTTTTAACATCAGGTTTGGCTCACAGTCTATTGTAAGCACCATCCCGTTCTCATTAAAAATTGGAGAGAACTTCTGATCCACTTTAGTGAAAAATTCATATAAGTTGATTGGCTCTTTCTCAATGATAAAAGTATGTTGATCCATTTTAGCCAGTTCGAATAGTTCTTTAATTAATTTGGCTAATCGATCCGATTCCTCCACAATGATCGATAAATACTTGTCCTGTTCATCCTTGGGTAAGTTCCTTTTTTTCACAATGTCTGCATAGCCTTTTATATACGTTAAAGGGGTTCGAAGTTCATGCGAGATACTCGCTAAAAATTGACTCCGTTCTTTTTTCAAATAGTTTAAATCGGTTGCCAATAACTGAATAGACCTCGCTAGATCGCCTAATTCATCATCTGATGTGTGAGAGAGCGCAAGCGAATAATTCCCTTTACTAATTTGTGAGGTTGCTTCTTTCATTTTAATAAGAGGTTTTGTAATCCCCCTTGATAAGAAGATAATGATAACGATCGTGAAAATAACTGAAATGAAGCCTGCGAGTAAAAAGTGTTCATTTAAGGAATATATAAGAGAACGAACAGATGCCGTATCCTGAAACATAAAAACATACCCAGAAACACTTTGACCCATTACTATGGGGCTAACCGTAGCAATATAGGGTTTCTGATCCCATTTTTCTTCGATCACTTGTCCATTACTTGGAATAGAAGTTATAGGGACTTCTATATATTTCTTAAAGGGATCAACCGGGGTTGAAGCATCAAGTATTTTCCCTGACTTATTGGTTATGATTACATCTGTATTCGATTCAGATTCCATCAATATAACATGATCAATCATTTCCTCATCGAATTGCTTTTCAAGAATCGCTTTGTGAGTATTGCCCCGCGATTGTAATGTTTGTAGCTCTTGTTCGACTCTCGATTCTACAATTTCAGCATGTAAAAAGAAAAACATAAAAGTAATTAAACCAAAGATCACAACGAAAAATAAGATGCCAAGTTTTACTGATAATTTATTCATAACCATCATCATTCTCCTAATTTCTAATAACCTCAGTTTACTATAAAACTTTGAAGATTTTATGCAGAAATGACGTAAAGATTAAACGGGGCGTCACTGTGACGCCCCGAATATGCCAATTTTCAATTAACTTTAAGAAAATGAGAGAGATATTTCATCAATAAGAATGATTGACGATTTAGCCACTTCTGTTACTATTAAACTATTATTTAAACAAAAGGTTAGAAAAATGGGGAATGATGATGAAAGAGATTATATTAATTGTTGCGGAAATCATTAACACCATGCATGATATTATTCTAGATTTAACAGCATTTGCAGGCTTAGAATTAACGGATAAAGATTTACATTTATGGATTATGGGCATAATTGGAATTGTTATCTTTGGTTGTACCCATGTGTTTTTTAAATATCTTTCAAAGTATGGAATTACCGCTATTTCTTTTGTTTATACATTTACCGTCATGATTGTTATCGTATTTGCCATCGAGATCCAACAACAAATAACAGGGCGGGGGCAAATGGAATTTGACGATGCGGTAATGGGCTTATGGGGATTTTTGCTATTTTTTGCACTATACCTTTTCATAAAAGTGATTCACAAAGGAATGAAATACTTGTTAACTCGGAAAAATAAATCCAATCACCGACGGTTTCGGTCGGATTCAAAGTAGAATGATCACAGTAAGCACTAAAACAGATTACAAGACCTATGCTGGTCGATTAATTCCATTATTATTAGGATTCGATAAAGTTTCCTATTTGAAGATTGCCAAGTCAGCCACAACATTATCAAACATGTTGTGGCTTCTTAACGTTCTTACGGTGAGGCCCGAATAAAGCATTCCAAGGAAACAACAAGATTAGTAATAGCGTGATAAGGATATTCAACCAATAACGCACTTCGTTTAATCCATTGAAGACGCTATCTTCCATCTATATATTTCCCAATGCAAGAACTCTGTTATCATAAAAGAAAGAATATCGAGAAACAGAAATTATCTCATATTCATCCATCACATGGATCATGTTAGTTCGGAACGATTTAGTTAAACATCAACAGGATGATGAAAATAATCGATCATTATTAGTTGAGCTGGAGGAAATAGTAATGAATAGTAGTAAAATACGTTGCCGTTAAAAAGTAATTAAGGTTCAAGAACAAGTTCAATTGTTATCATACATAGATTTTAAGCAAATAGATAAGGAGTCAGCCTATGACAGAAGCAAAGAAATCCCTCCCTACAAAGAAATCATCGCTGTTAAAACAGGCTATGGCTGTGAATAGAAAGCCGTTTCCTTGGATAAAAGCATTTTGTGCCGGGGTAGCTGCGAGCTTACCGGTCGTGATAGGGCTACTGTTAGGCCATTTTGAATATGGATTGATTGCTGGGTTAGGAGGATTTACTTACCTCTATTATTTCAATATTCCATATGCTCAAAATGCTAAAAAGCTATTCTTTGTCGTACTTGGTATGACATTGGTTACAGCCCTTGGAACACTTACTGCTGCCCCTTACCCACTTGCAACAGCCATTTTAATAGGGATTATCGGTGCAACAGCCATTTTTATATTTGGAGCATTACGAATTGCAGGACCATCTGCCATTTTCTTTGTTTTAGTCTTCGCTATGACAACAGGAATGCCTGTTCATCCAGAACAAGCACCGTTACGGGCGGGCCTCGTATTTTTAGGTGGGGCGTTAGCATGGATCATTGCGATGAGTGGTTGGTTATTTAATCCGCATGGACCAGAAATTCAGATTATGAAGAGAGTGTATTTAGAACTCGCTGCATTTGTTGATTCAGTTGGAACAAAAGAATTTAATGAAGCGAAGAACCGAGTCATGTCCGTTTTAAAAGAAGCAGAAGAAACCATTAGAGCAGGCTATATACCTTGGAGACAATCAGAATTATTTAAGCGACTGTATGTATTGACTGATCATGCAAACCAAATATTTTTATATCTCCTCGAAAATTTTTCAGATAATCATTCAACACTGCCATCCGAATTAGGACAAGCAATCCGGGAAGTGACGAATTCATTGGATTATAAGAATAGAAAGAAGCGGAGGAGTAAAAAAATCCTCCAGCCAGAAGGCATGGATGATCATGTGGCTGCCTTATTTAGGAAAATATATGATGCGGATGCGGTCATG is a genomic window of Niallia sp. XMNu-256 containing:
- a CDS encoding class I SAM-dependent methyltransferase, with the translated sequence MNINEKVKRRYNRISGIYEIMDKMIKEEWRFNLLSNIAGNVLEVGIGTGANLSFYPTHTKSLTGVDFSPRMLKHARDKVAKGHFSFPIELVEADIQSLPFPDDSFDTIVSTCVFCSVPDPLSGLQELKRVCKPDGQILMLEHMKSDQKWVGTVMDLLNPLTVRLWGANINRETMNTIEHSGLLIEKDKHLMGSIFRELSVRPNKS
- a CDS encoding HAMP domain-containing sensor histidine kinase translates to MNKLSVKLGILFFVVIFGLITFMFFFLHAEIVESRVEQELQTLQSRGNTHKAILEKQFDEEMIDHVILMESESNTDVIITNKSGKILDASTPVDPFKKYIEVPITSIPSNGQVIEEKWDQKPYIATVSPIVMGQSVSGYVFMFQDTASVRSLIYSLNEHFLLAGFISVIFTIVIIIFLSRGITKPLIKMKEATSQISKGNYSLALSHTSDDELGDLARSIQLLATDLNYLKKERSQFLASISHELRTPLTYIKGYADIVKKRNLPKDEQDKYLSIIVEESDRLAKLIKELFELAKMDQHTFIIEKEPINLYEFFTKVDQKFSPIFNENGMVLTIDCEPNLMLKADSLRLQQIFVNLLDNAMKYSKSGSTVALRAWKQKKDIHILIQDNGKGIPEEDLPFIFHRFYRVDKSRTRSLGGTGLGLAIIKELILAHGGDIIVRSKENIGTEFELIFKEDKR